The sequence GACATTAAGTGGACAGCCTTCCATGCCTACTACTTTTCCTTCGCTGACTAAGAGGAACCAGATCATGAAAAGCCACTATCCGCCCCTTGACGTTACACAGCTGCGAGCGGGATATCAGAAGGGGCGAGATGTTGTCAAGGGTATTAGTTTACAGGCCCTGGCAGGCAGCGTAACTACCTTGATCGGCCCCAACGGCTGCGGTAAATCTACGCTGCTTAAGTCAATGTCCAAAGTGCTAGCGCCCTCTGAAGGCTCCGTGTCAGTCAACGGTGAAAGCATTCATCACCTCACTGCCACTGAGGCAGCTCGACTGGTTTCCATGCTCCCTCAGCATCCAGTAGCGCCGGAAGGTTTACAGGTCGGAGAACTCGTCGCCCGAGGACGGCATCCTTGGAGGCGCCGTTTCGGCGGTCTGTCGAAAACGGATCAGCAGGCTGTGGCTAGGGCTTGTACCGAAACCAACATCGCGCACTTGGTAGACCGGAGCGTTGACTCCCTCTCTGGTGGACAACGACAGCGGGTGTGGCTAGCCATGATCTTGGCGCAAGATACCCCGGTAATTCTTCTTGATGAACCTACAACTTTTCTCGATCCCGCAAACGCCATTGCGATGCTGCAACTAATCCGTCGGCAAGCCGAAGCCGGTAAAATTGTGGTGATGGTGTTGCATGATCTGACTTTGGCAAGCCAATATTCAGATAGCATTTTCATAATGAAAGCTGGTGAGGTGATTTCTGAGGGCCGCCCAAAAGAAGCATTCACACCGGACGTGCTCGCCCACGCCTACGGTTTACACGCAGAGGTGTGGGATGACCCAACGAGCTCAGGTCCAGTGATAGTTCCTCGTGGTTTAAGTGAATCGAGCGAAGGAATAAACTTGAAACCGCTCTCGTAAACCGTCAACGTTAAACCCTTGCAGATACCACTAACGCCTTCGAAACCACCATCGCCATCTCGAAATTAATCCTGAAGTACTACCTCCTCGCCCATCACCAAGGCCAGGCACAAGCGGACAGCCTGAAGATAATGAGGTCTTCCTTACTCGTTCTTAGGGGAACCACACTACCCTTACCACCGTACGGTAGGTTGAGTAGCGCACACTTCCGCGTCATCAGCATCGACAACGCACGAACCTCCTTCACATCCTCCGCGTAGCGGGTACCACCCTTGCCGGGGCCGCGGGTAAAACTGTGCTACGCACGGTTGCCGTGCAGAACTTCGCGCTTATCATCATCACGGCGTACCGGAATGGCAACCGACAGCTCACGACGCGGAGTGGCCAACAATTCATAGTCATCATCAGAAACCCGGGACTTCCCGAACTGCTTCTTGGCATCATCAAACGCCGTGCCAGTTTCAGAGGTGATCTCTGACACAGTATGGTTCCCTCTTAGGCTTTCGCTTCGCGCTATTGCCTTACGAAAATAATTAATACTTTTTACAAATTTGTGCCTCCCCAGCTATTTATGATTACAGCAGGCCCGGCTCGACATCAAGCGAAGTCAAATCTTAAGCCTCACGTAAACACCGACGCCCCTAGCGGCACCGTTGACCCGGGAACGGAACATCCCACTCAACATAACACTGTGGGAAGTTAGTGGGTAGCTGGTCAACCGGCCTCCACGACAGCATTTCCCCAGGGAGTTGTTTGAAAAGCGCTTTTCGACGTTATAAACAACTCCCCAACAACTAACTAACAACTATCGGCCATTTTCACCGAAACAAAAACACGTTTCAGCAGCTCACAATAGTTGTTCAGAGTTGTTGGAAAGTTGTTGGAGAGTTGTTTGGAGTTGTTGGATAGTTGTCTCCCCATGGCTTTCCACCACCTTGCCGCAACTCACCTATTGTTTCGTTATAACGCTATCCACTTTGTGCCTGGTCCCCGCTGTGGGCCGGTCGGATCAATGTGGGCACGGCCCAAGGTTCGAAGATGTCTCAGGTGTTCGGTTGCTTCCTGCCTACTGATTCCAGTTTTTTCACTGACCTCGGCAGAACTGAGGGCTTCCCCAGAGTTTAGGCGTGTTTCGATCCATTCTTGGACAGTGACAGCAGCTATTTCACCAGGTTTTAGCTTGCCCATAGTTTTCTGAGCTTTGGCACTGAGGACCCATTCATCAGCGCCACGAACTGTGTCGAGCACCCCTAGGTCACGCAGGGCTGCCATTAGTTCTTTTACTTCTACGCGGCTTGCTTGTGTCTTCTCCATCGCCGTTTTCTCAGTGATCATTGGCGAGTGCCACAGGTGCCATAGGACTATCAGCGTATTCACGCTCTCGGCTAGCTCGGGGCCGAATGATTCAGTCAGGGCGGCCAAGGCTTGCATAAAGGTGGTGTCTGGCTGCCCTGCCGCGAGAACTACTTCGACAGAATTCTGTGTGGCCTCTACTTCAGGAGCGTCACGGCCTGTTCGCAGCATCGATGCCCACATCCGATCAAATCCACGTGAGCTCTCTTCCGCCAGGCCCAAGATGCGCATTGCGGACATCAAGCGGTTGTTCCGTGGGATCGATTGGGTTGTTAAAAGATTGTTAGTAGTTACTCCGTCTGGCAGCGGTCCAGGGGACCAAACCTTCAGCACGTGAGGGGACTGCTCAATAACCACTGGCGAAGGTAATCTCCAATCGCGGTGAATGAGGGCATTAACTACAACTTCATCAACAGCTTGTTCAGGAAACCGAGGGATGGCAATTTCTTGCCCGTCTGGATATAGCACTCGATCGATTTCCCTTCCAGAGTTTTCCAGGATTAGTCTGCGCAGAGCCGGCAGCGCCAAAATTAGCGGGCCGGAAAATTCAGCGACTGCGGGATCGACTCCGGGGAAGTTCCGCCATAAATGGCGGATGGTTACTTCCCCGGGCAAGGATTCGCCGAAAAGTATGTCTGCCGCCTTTTTCGGATGGCCTGCTTCATTGGTTAGGCCCAGTTGCCGGAGTACACCTGTTGTCGTCTCGATGCCTGAAGCATCTTCTCCTTTGCGCATTCTTTCTCGCTGGAGGAGCGTTCTCGCTTCCTCAATAACGTCGAGTCGGTAATGAGGTTCTTTTGCACGACTTAGCTGATTAGAATAATCAGGGTTAGCTCTTGCTGCAATTATTGCCTGGCGCTGTGGTTGGTCAAGAGGTTCGCAGGAGGTTCCCTGCCTCCGGGTGGCGCGGCCGTCTTTCCGGGTATAAAGAGTAAAAGCTTCTGGAATGAAAATAAGAAGTAGCCGACATCCGTACGCTTCTATTGTCTTGACATCGACGCGTAGATTTGGCTCGGTCCGATTAAAAATCGTGCGGGCCACTTCCTCTTCACCACATTCTGTTCCTGTAAAGGCTCCTTGGCCAGAAGTTTTATCAGCTACGCCAATTACGATATGGCCGGTGCCAACATCACTATTCGCCATGCAAATTGCTTCGTCGATAAGCTTTTCAAAAAGCTGTGCCCGAGGATTGCCTTTCCCTCCGGTCTGGCTCCTCGAGCTCACAACCTGCGGGTCTTCTTTAAATTCGAGTATTAACGATTCGTGCTCGTTCGCCGTCGAACCCTGATGGATGGATTCCAAGGCTGTGGCGATGTGCCCAGGGATGCCATGCTGACTGTCCTCTATCTTCTGATCCATATGGTAATTCTACATTTCCCCAGGGAGTTGTTTGAAAAGCGCTTTTCGACGTTATAAACAACTCCCCAACAACTAACTAACAACTATCGGCCATTTTCACCGAAACAAAAACACGTTTCAGCAGCTCACAATAGTTGTTCAGAGTTGTTGGAAAGTTGTTTGGAGTTGTTGGAGAGTTGTTCATTAATCGCCACCGTCTCGCGCTTTTGCAGCAAACAAAGGTTAGGCTACCCTAATACCCAATCGGTGAGATGAACTCTGCCGAGCCGTTTAAAGTCCAACCTGAGAATGAGAACAGATGTCAGCTCGAGGCTCATGAAACAACAACATCAACCCCTCCCCGCTCGGCGATCCAAGCCTGTTTCGGCAGTCATGGTTGGACTGCTGATTGTCATTCTGGTCACGCTCAGCCTGGGGGTTAGTTTTTCCGTAGGGGCTCGCTCTACCGATTTGGTCGAAGTGTGGCAGGCATTACCACACGCGTGGGCATACCTGCTGGTGCCCGGAGCTGCTGAAGCAATGCCCCACAATGACATCGTTCTTCTCCTAGCGCTGCAGCGGATTCCGCGTTCCCTGCTAGCACTGATCGCCGGGGTATGCCTCGGCACGGCCGGAGCGCTCATGCAAGGATTTACGCGAAATCCGCTGGCTGACCCGGGAATCCTCGGCGTTGGCGCCGGCGCCTCGGCCGCGGTGGCGATTGGAGTTGCCCTCGGGCTTATCGACGATTCCTCCGCCTACACCATTCCAGCCATGATTGGGGCACTGCTGGTTACTATTTTGCTGTTCGCGCTGTCTTCCCGCGGTTCAATATCAAGCAGCCCATTAAGTTTTGTACTAGCCGGAATGGCACTGTCCGCCTTACTATCCGCTGTAGTCAACGCTCTAGTGCTCGCGGATTTCACTGTGCTGGATGCCTTGCGCCACTGGGCAACCGGTTCTGTGGCCGGCCGGGATTTCGGGGTAGTGGGCATAGTGGTCGGCCCCACAATGCTTTTCCTCATCCTCGGATTACTTCTCGGCCCCGGCCTCAACCTGCTTGCCTTGGGAGAGGAAACTGCACATTCTCTTGGTCTGGCTGTGCGCCGACAGCAAACCCTCGGCATTTGCGCCATCGCTGGATTAAGCGCCATGGCCGTCTCTGCTGCTGGCCCGGTTGCCTTTATCGGCTTGGCGGGCCCGCACATGGTCCGCGCTTTCGTTGGCGCCGATTATAAACGAGTCCTCCCATTATCAGGCCTGGTGGGAGGATTTCTGGCACTGTGGGCCGACATTGTGGGCAGGGTTATTGCCGCACCGGGCGAACTACCTATGGGTATTGTCCTTGCGATATTTGGCGTGCCCATGTTCATCTGGCTGGTTTTGCGTGGCCGGATTGGAGGCAATCTATGACAAGTAAGGTTATTTCGTCGATAAGCCTGGGCAGACTGTCCTTTCGCCTCAACCCGCGCCTTGTGCTCTGCCTTGGTGTGACACTCGTGCTGCTGTTCATTGCCGTGGCGTGGTCAGTTACCCAAGGAGAGTACTCCCTCACACTTGGCGAGGTCCTTACTGTGTTCGCTGGTGGCGGCAGCACAATCGAACGGGCTGTAGTCTTCGACTTACGCCTAGGCCGCAGCGTCGTGGCCTGTGCCGTAGGTGCTGCTCTGGCTTATTCCGGGGCATTGACCCAGTCGACGGCGCGTAACCCCTTAGCAAGTCCAGATATCCTCGGAATCACCCACGGCGCCGCATTCGGTGGCGCGCTAGCCATCATTTTCGCTGGCAGTGGCTCTGGAGGGGCACTGGAATCAGGCGCCAATATTATTGTGCAGAATGTGGGCTTGCCGGGAGCTGCCATCGCAGGGGCACTAACGACGGCCAGTGTCATCGCGCTACTGGCGCGCTCTGTGCGCGGCTCAATCCTCCAAGTGGTGTTGGTGGGTGTCGGTGCGTCAATCTTTCTTTCTTCGCTCACCTCATGGTTATTGGCATGGGCCCAATTGGATCGGGCAGCCAACGCCCGGCTGTGGTTAACCGGCTCTTTAAACGGCCGTGATTGGTCGCACGGTTGGGCACCGCTTGTCGTACTGTTGATCGCAATAGCGCTTGCCGGTTGGCTCTCTTTTCAGCTTTCAGCTTTGGTCCTTGGCAACACTACTGCCCACGTTCTTGGGCACCGAGTAGGTTTGGGCTACCTCATTCAATTGCTCACCGCTGTGGTGCTGGCCGCCGTGGCCGTATCGGCTGCCGGACCAATCGGTTTCATCGCCTTCGTATCCCCCCACTTGGCACGCGGATTAGCAGGAACGCCCACACCCCCGCTGGTGTTGTCCGCATCCATCGGCGCAGTAGTGCTCTTAGGGGCTGACCTTATAGCGCGCGTGCTACTTCCATGGGAATTACCGGTAGGGGTAGTAACGGCCTTCGTCGGTGCTCCCTTCCTCCTCTTCATGATTATCCGCATCCGCCGGAAGGAGACAGTCTAGTGACCACGCTTTTTCGCTTCGACCGCCTAACATCGGGCTACGGCGGAGATCCCGTGATCAAAGACCTTGACGGATACATCAACGAAGGAGAGATCACCTGCCTGATTGGCCCCAACGGGTGCGGAAAATCGACCCTGCTGAAAACAATGTGTGGCCTGCTGCCCTATGAAGGAACAGTTGAATTTGGCGGGCGTGAGCTCACGAACTGGGGTAGAAAAGAACGGGCGCGAGAAATGTCATTGCTGCCACAATCGCCTACCGCCCCGGCAGGGCTGACAGTGCGAGAGCTCATTGCCAGGGGGCGACACCCCTACCAGTCGTGGCTAACACAATGGTCAGACCGCGACGATAGTGTCGCTGCCGAAGCGATCCACACAACAGGGGTTGCAGGGATCGTCGACAAGCGTCTCAATGAACTATCCGGCGGGCAACGCCAACGAGCATGGATTGCCATGGCCATCGCCCAAGACACCCCGACAATGCTGCTTGATGAACCCACCACATTCCTTGACCTAGCAACTTCGGTGGAAGTTCTCAGACTAGTTCAAAGCCTCAACCGCACCCAGGGGCGCTCAGTGGTGATGGTTCTTCATGACCTCAACCTGGCGGCCCGTTTCAGCGACCGCCTCATCATGCTCAACCGGCACGGCACTATCGCCGCTACCGGCACACCAGGCGAAGTGCTTCACAGCGAAACTTTGAAGGAGGTCTTCGATCTTGATGCTGTGGTTGTTGACTCACCTGTGAACAACCACCCGTTAGTAGTCCCGCGCTAACCAAGCGGCGGCTAACCAAGCAGCATTGAGGCGGAGCTCTATTAGTTACTCTGCTCCGGAGATCTCCACCAGGAATTCAACCAACGCCTGTGCAGTAAAGGCATCAATGCGGAAGAAACGAGCATCCAAGTTAACCACATTATCGTTCACCACCGCTGGAATCTCAGCCAGCGCGGGATTCGACTTGAGCTGCTCATCCGCCGGTTTCGCGGTATCAAAACTCAAGGCAAAGACAGTCTCACCATCCAGTGCCAACGGAAGATTCTCAGCATTAACCGGGTTAATATCACCCCGGTTGCTTCCCTGCTGCGTCTGGGCAACCAAATCCGGTGCTGGGGTTGAAAGCTCGATACCGAGATCAGCAAACACCTGTCCCTGCGCTGACTCACTGGTGAAGAAGTTCATGCCATTGTCCTTGTTAAAGGTCACCAGATTCACCGGCTCGGCGATATCAAGATTGCCTTTCGCCTTCTTAACAGCATCTTCATAGTCAGAGATCACCTTCTCAGCTTCCTGCTCCAAGCCAGTCGCCTTTGCTACCTCCTGGGTGGTTTCCTGCCACGACTGATCCGAGTAGTCAATCACCTGAACAGGGACGATATCCTTGAGCTGATCGTAGATCTCGGCACCGCTATCTGCACCCACATTGGACATCACGACGAGGTCCGGCTCCTGCTCCAGAATCGCCTCTGCGTCCGCCGACCCGATAGTGAAAATCGGCTCAACTCCACGTTCCTCTGCGATATCGTTCCACGCCAAACCAAAACCAGTTCCGTCAGCAAACATGGGTGTATTAGGGTTTCCACCACCAGAAGCCACCACCGGAGCGTCGATAGCCAGAAGCGCGCCAGTTAAAGTTACTGAGGCAGAAACTACCCGCTCTGGCTGCTCAGGGATCGTGATCTCGGTTGGTTGCCCGTCTTTATCGAGGGTCTCCAAGGTGAGGGGAAAGGTTGATTCCGCTGAATCTTCAGCGGTCTCGGCGGAATTAGTGTCGGTATTGTCTGCCACGCTGGTGGATGTTGAATCAGCATTCTGCCCACCCGTATCAGCGCTTTCCGATGAACAAGCCACCAGACCAGTTGTGGCGACTACAGCGCAGCTGATCGTAGCCAGTGTGCGTCGAAAGTTTTTGACCATGTTTCTTCTCCTCATAAGCGGCTAGAGAACAATTATGAATTGTCCCTGAATTATATTAGGGTAGCCTACCCTTATTCTCGCATCTAGGGGAAGATACTAACCGGAGACAGGGCTGACAGGGCTGACAGGGCTGCCACCGAGCGAATCGGCACGGTTCCAGACTTGGCCCGCGGCTGCACATGGCCCGCAGCTATATCAAGACAGCACGTAGAGCGTCGAAAAGCGCTCCGCGCCACCAGGCATAATCATGACCACCGTCATAAATGGAGAAGCTGCTGCGCCAGCCCCGATGCTTCAACACTTGTGCAAGACGCTCGACCCGTTCGACGCTGAACCCCTCTTGCTGCCCGACACTCAACAGGATCTTTTCACGGCCCACTGGGAGTTGTTCGATTTTTTCGGTTACCCAGTCGACCTGCCTATCAGACCACGTGGCGGGTGCGCTTTCCTCACCCGGTGTCCACCACAGTGACGGGGATTGGCTGATGATGGCACCAAATACCTCCGGCTCTTCCATCAGGAGTTGTAAGCCCGACAAACCACCCAAACTCTGACCGGCGAAAACCATCGAACCAGTAGTGACACCAACCCCAGATTGGTCAGCCCACGCCACGGCTTGTCGGGGCAATGCGTGCGCCAGATCTGCAAAGAAATTGCTGTTGCCGGCCAGGTGTTCTCGCCGGTCTCGCGGCGAGGTGCTCACCGCCCCCACCACAGCCAACGGGGGAAGATAACCCCTGTGGATCGCCCTATCGAGGGCTCCAGGTAAGTCCAGTCCGTCAAACCAAACATCGGCATCTGTCAACACTAGTAGCCTCAGCGGCTGGTTGGTGGCTTGACAGTACTCGTGGTTAGGCAGGTAGAAGTGGCATTTGCGCTTGTGGTCTGCGAACCGCAGCGCTTTAGTTCCATGCCGACCTGCCGGAGCAGAGCCGAAGCCTTGCCAGCCTGAGCCTTGCCAGCCTGAGTTTTCCCAGTCTGAGTTTTCCCAGTCTGAGTTTTCCCAGTCCGGCTGGGGGGCCGCACTCGGCCCGGCATACACGCTCCAGCCGTTACACGATGAAGGATTAAGCGGATCCGGAAGAACGCTGGGGCCCTGGCCGGGTGGCGGAGTGGTCTGTGGAATCGGGCCGTTGATAGCAGAAAAACCATATGAGGCACGCAAGGTGGCTGGCAAATCCAATGTCAGCACCCACAGCGATGTGCCTGCTACGTTTTCCATCAGGCCCCGGGTCAGATTGGTCTTGTCACTAATCCTGTTCATACGCATCAGCACATGCGATGAATCAGGAGTGCTGCTACCAGATGCCTGGTGCCACGCGAACGTCACACGCTCAGAGGAACTATCCTGCATCGGCCAGTTATGAGAATTCAAAAACTCGGAAACAGCTGCAGGAGGCTGGTGGGAGAGCCTTCCGTGAAGCTGCTCAGCTGTGAAAAACGGGCTAGCCATGACCCGAGGCTACCTCGTCGTCAAGCACTTGTCGTCAAGCAGTTGTGGCATTGAGTTCGAGGAAGGTACAGCTTGCCCCACGGTTAGTTGCCGAAGCGCTGCTGTGCCGCCTACTTGCTGAATCCAAGTGCTGCACCAAAAATTCTGGCACCACAGGAGTCCACCGGCGAACATGAGCAGTTGCAGGGTTCGGAACGCGGGCTGCCCGCATTTCCCCAGGAAGTTGTTGAAAATGCGATTTTCCATCTTTTCAACAACTCCCATGCAACTATTAAACAATTATTGTTTTCAATAACCTACTTTAGCTCGAGAAAATCCAGCTTCTCCCCAGTTCAGGCTAGTTTTCAGGGGTTGTTTGGAGTTGTTTGGAGTTGTTTTAAACCCCGAACAGGCCAAGTCCATCCACATGCGCCATCACGCTGAGGTGTCCACGGCCGCATTGGCAAGGGGATCGAGCATTACTCCATGGCCTAAAAGGATTCGGCGTTTGGTTCTCTACAGGTTCTCCCCAGGGTCTCTTCGGTTGCCGGTTTTTGTTCTCACGGAAGAAAAACACGAAATTGGCAACCGAATGTGCCACTCGGCCCACCCTCCGACACCACTGCCCTATATTTGGACTATTGTTGGCATCCTAGTGATCACCATCCTATTGATCACCGTCTCGGTGACATGGATCATGAGCGTCCAATAAACATCCCCGGGTATGTATTCCAGAATCAATGGGGCCTGAAACCACAGCTGCCTCCCTCTCATCGGTGTATGATGCTAGCGACGCACAGAACAATCCTATAAACACCGCTACGACACAGCGAATTGTCGGGCTCAAGCGGAGATACCCGATCACCACCCCCAATAAAAACAAGACCAGAAAAAGCCCATGTCCCAGCAGCGCGTAACGCGGATCCCAGAATCCTTTGGCACCTGCGAGTAGACCGAGAGCGATCACACTCAACTGCACCAGTAATAAGGGGGCAGCGACACCCAAGAAATAACGTGACGCGAGAGAACGAGCAATAAGTACTGCCCATGGACGCGGGGACGTCAGCCAGGGTGAGCGACGCAAAACGTTGCGCTGCTGCGACTCAGTCCAGCAACCGTAAAACGTGACTATCGGGGCTGTGTACATGCAGCCCGTGTAGAGAACCACACTGAGTTCATTGAGGGAAGAAGTCCACGCCGACACAAGAAATGCAGCGACGAACCCGGTCACAGCGACTATCAGCACTGCGGCACCCGCCGCTACATCTCTTCGTAGTCTCACGAAGTCTCCCTCACATTATTGCCAATGAGTCTGGGCGGTATGAACGTTGACGGCACACCCGGTTCGAGAAAGATTAGTAGCAGTTGAACCACGTGACACATAGCTCCACATTCCCCAGCGGGTAGGTTGTGCAGTGCAATGTGCGTGTGTGGCCACATTTCCTGTACGCGAAGCGTTGTAGCAGTTGGTCCATGCAGCACGATTTAGGATATATGCTTGGCATCCGTGCGTCACACTGCCCCGAGGGCCTTCCCCAGCAGTAGATGCCGGTGCGAACAGAAGCCCGCTAGCAACTACTGCAAGGGCCAGGGAGACAATCCTTTTTTCATGGTAAAACCCTTTCCTGTGTCGGCTTACACTCGGCGAGCTGTTCGTTGACGGCAATGATGGGCCGAAAATGTGTCGCATCCTGCGCCTTGTGGGTCTTTGGGGAAACCGCGTCGAGTCCTGTTGAATCGTCGATCCGAGGAGCCATTGTCAATCACCTTAAAAGGTCGTAGTAAAAGGGTCGAAGAGTAGCTGCATGAATGATGCGTGTCGGTTTACAAGCCGGACGGCGTTGCGGTCTTGAATGCTGATGCAGTTACGTACAGCTGACGCTATCCACTGAGACAGGGCACAGTCACGGTCTGCCAAAACTTCAGCCACGCACACCCATACGGGTGTACACTGCTGTTTCCTTCCCGCCACCGCGACTAAGCTACGAAAGGTATCGCACAGGGTGAACAGGCGCTTCCGCTTTTCATTGCGGGGTGTTCCTTAACTATGAACCTGCGGTACGTGGCACGCCCCCGTGGGCAAGAAGGTTCGAGTCCTTCATTCTTTCTAAAATAGCTCCCGTTCGCCCCGGACTTTCTGCATGCTGGCCTGTGGCCCGAAACCGATGGGGCCGATGTACGGCACCCGGACGCTTCGCTGCCCCGCCGGCAGGCAGCCCGGCGCGGCGGGAGCTATCAAAACCAACTATCCGCAACAACATCACAAGGTGGTTTACCGTGGCTCTTTTTCGTCGTCGATCCGCAGACTTAGGTTGGACTACGCAAGCGGCTTTGACGCAGCAGTGGCACCCGGCGGACGGGCTGCGCAGCCCAGCTCAGGTGCCAAGCCATGCTCTTTTGCGTTCCCGTGACGGGAAAGTAGAGCCACTCCACGAACGTGAGTTTGCACGCCCCGGTGACCGCTTCCGCCTGGTGGATCTGCGGCGCCGCCACCTGTCCCTGGCTCCCCAGCAGGTACCAACCAGCGAGGGTATTGATGTCACACTGACCTTTGTGTTGTCGATCCGCGTGAGCAACCCACTGGCATATGTGCAGGCCGCGGCAGATCCTGAGAGTGAGATTTACTTGGCTGCTCAGATCGCGCTGCGTGAACTTGTCGCTGTCACTCCTCTTGAGCAAATGATCGGCTCCCGGATGGATTTGACGCCGGTAGCTCAGGCTGCAATTGCCGCAGGCCACGCGGTGGGTATAGATGTGGCACCCAATGTACGGTTGAAAGATTTTAGCCTGCCGCGGGAGATTAGTTCGGCGGTGGACCGGGCGGTCGTCGATAAGCTCAATGCTCAGGCCGATCTGGAACGTGCGCGCACTGAGGTGAAAGTGACGCGGGCACGGATGGGCACGGCGAAGGTGCTGGAGCAGAACCCGCTGCTGGCCAAGCTGGCTTTGTTGGAGGCTTTGCCGCCGGGAACCACGCTCGAGGTGAAGCAATCGGAAGAGTCCGCTTGAAACCTGGGCCTGATAAGGGAAAACTAGAGGTATGACAAAGGAAAACCTCACTCTCCCCGTGCCTGAGGGCTTGGCTGAAAGCGCCGCCCTCATTGGCTCCCCCACCGATTCGCTTTCCGACGACCAGGCACGGGACTTCATTCTCGCCCAGCTGGATGATGCCGATATTGACGATAAGAACGTGGTCATGGTCATCCCTGACGGCACTCGTTCCGGACCGCACGCGTTGATGATCCAGTCTGCGTATGACGCGATCGAAAACCGTGCGAAGTCCATCACCATTCTGATTGCACTGGGCACCCATGCTGCGATGGAAGAGGCTGCAATTGAAAAGCTGCTGGGTGTTGGCCCCGGTGAGCTCAAGACCCGCTTCCCCAAAGCTGAGATTGTGAACCATGACTGGCACAACCCGGATGCGATTGCGTCGCTGGGTACCGTACCTGCTGAGGAAATTGAGCGGCTGACTTCTGGGCTGCTGGAAGACCGTGCGATGGACGTGCAGATCAATAAGCTGGTTGCCGAGGCTGATGTGAACCTGGTGGTCGGCCCGATCTTCCCGCACGAGGTAGTGGGCATGTCTGGCGGTAACAAGTATTTCTTCCCAGGCTGTTCGGTGCACGATGTGATTGATATTTCGCACTGGGTGGGCGCGCTGATTACTGCCTCGGACATTATTGGCACCCTAGGGATTACCCCTGTCCGCCAGCTGATTAACACGGC comes from Corynebacterium cystitidis and encodes:
- a CDS encoding lactate racemase domain-containing protein, whose amino-acid sequence is MTKENLTLPVPEGLAESAALIGSPTDSLSDDQARDFILAQLDDADIDDKNVVMVIPDGTRSGPHALMIQSAYDAIENRAKSITILIALGTHAAMEEAAIEKLLGVGPGELKTRFPKAEIVNHDWHNPDAIASLGTVPAEEIERLTSGLLEDRAMDVQINKLVAEADVNLVVGPIFPHEVVGMSGGNKYFFPGCSVHDVIDISHWVGALITASDIIGTLGITPVRQLINTASDMIPGEKLAITYVATTGDDDSVTLHSVAVGTTESAWAANAEIAHQTHIRWLDRPYQRIVSKVPEMYEDLWTGAKGVYKMEPVCADGGEIIVYAPHITEISEMHPGIGEIGYHCIDYFTKQWDKFKDHPWGEIAHSTHVRGLGSYDVETGVETLRCQITLASQVPPEVCEAYNLGYANPDELDWEAFEADEDTLIVEHAGEILHRLKSQRA
- a CDS encoding SPFH domain-containing protein translates to MALFRRRSADLGWTTQAALTQQWHPADGLRSPAQVPSHALLRSRDGKVEPLHEREFARPGDRFRLVDLRRRHLSLAPQQVPTSEGIDVTLTFVLSIRVSNPLAYVQAAADPESEIYLAAQIALRELVAVTPLEQMIGSRMDLTPVAQAAIAAGHAVGIDVAPNVRLKDFSLPREISSAVDRAVVDKLNAQADLERARTEVKVTRARMGTAKVLEQNPLLAKLALLEALPPGTTLEVKQSEESA
- a CDS encoding alpha/beta hydrolase-fold protein yields the protein MASPFFTAEQLHGRLSHQPPAAVSEFLNSHNWPMQDSSSERVTFAWHQASGSSTPDSSHVLMRMNRISDKTNLTRGLMENVAGTSLWVLTLDLPATLRASYGFSAINGPIPQTTPPPGQGPSVLPDPLNPSSCNGWSVYAGPSAAPQPDWENSDWENSDWENSGWQGSGWQGFGSAPAGRHGTKALRFADHKRKCHFYLPNHEYCQATNQPLRLLVLTDADVWFDGLDLPGALDRAIHRGYLPPLAVVGAVSTSPRDRREHLAGNSNFFADLAHALPRQAVAWADQSGVGVTTGSMVFAGQSLGGLSGLQLLMEEPEVFGAIISQSPSLWWTPGEESAPATWSDRQVDWVTEKIEQLPVGREKILLSVGQQEGFSVERVERLAQVLKHRGWRSSFSIYDGGHDYAWWRGALFDALRAVLI